One genomic segment of Aquipluma nitroreducens includes these proteins:
- a CDS encoding RNA polymerase sigma factor — translation MDSQISEIQLIKAFKKGDAQAFESLFNLYHKRLYYFLFGLLKSKEDAEEIVQETFLKIWESREFFWENYPFESLLFRIAKNAFLNYNRKKVNRAVFEKHFGLFTELSESSADQYILFQETQSIIETIVNGLPPKRKEIFLLQKVEGLSRQEIADKLGISIITVDSQLLKANKFLKEEFQKFSILMINILFL, via the coding sequence TTGGACTCGCAAATTTCTGAAATACAACTCATTAAAGCATTTAAGAAGGGAGATGCCCAGGCTTTTGAGTCGCTTTTTAATTTGTATCACAAGCGACTGTATTACTTCTTGTTCGGGTTGTTAAAGTCGAAAGAAGATGCTGAAGAAATTGTTCAGGAAACATTTTTGAAAATTTGGGAAAGCCGTGAATTTTTTTGGGAGAATTACCCTTTCGAATCTTTGCTTTTCAGAATTGCGAAAAACGCTTTTCTAAATTATAACCGGAAAAAAGTGAACCGCGCGGTCTTTGAAAAACATTTCGGATTATTTACTGAACTTTCAGAGAGTTCAGCGGATCAATATATCCTCTTTCAGGAAACACAAAGCATTATTGAAACAATAGTGAATGGATTACCTCCCAAAAGAAAAGAGATTTTTCTTTTGCAAAAAGTAGAGGGACTTTCCCGGCAAGAAATTGCTGACAAATTAGGGATTTCGATTATTACGGTTGACAGTCAATTGCTTAAGGCAAACAAATTCTTAAAGGAAGAATTTCAAAAGTTTAGCATTCTGATGATCAACATTCTCTTTTTATAA
- a CDS encoding site-specific integrase — protein sequence MRCRIPILPVAQEILNKYENHPLANSSNGLLPVHSKQKMNCYLKELADICGIRKNLTMHVARHTFATSITLSNGVSIETVSKMLGHTSLKTTQIYARIVDTKISKDMENLKPKLIESAN from the coding sequence TTGAGGTGCCGGATTCCAATCCTTCCAGTTGCTCAGGAGATATTGAATAAATACGAGAACCATCCGTTGGCAAATTCTTCAAACGGGCTACTTCCAGTTCATTCCAAACAAAAGATGAACTGTTACCTGAAAGAACTTGCTGACATTTGCGGCATCCGAAAAAACTTAACCATGCATGTGGCCCGTCACACTTTTGCAACATCAATAACCTTATCAAACGGCGTTTCTATTGAGACCGTTTCAAAGATGCTGGGACATACCTCATTAAAAACGACTCAAATCTATGCAAGAATTGTAGATACGAAGATATCAAAGGACATGGAAAATCTGAAACCCAAATTAATCGAGAGTGCGAATTAA
- a CDS encoding RteC domain-containing protein, with translation METFCEIILDLDNELSWIKEVSENIPGQMEYAIGQCKVALDRMRKLVISEGFPDQKSEIYFFKKIKPAVYSKLLYHQAVLDLESKRQKADSSVIRRYFQKRLYKINEYMEEHQVKLQYFKCGFKHLDEKYFVRGTTEIPLELRGSHHLMDKDFFTWHDHTFSMIMANEMLIDYIQIIFKKETMAVIGLLLTGPKQN, from the coding sequence ATGGAAACATTTTGTGAAATCATCCTGGACTTGGATAATGAACTATCCTGGATAAAAGAAGTATCGGAAAATATTCCGGGACAGATGGAATATGCCATCGGTCAATGCAAGGTTGCATTAGACCGTATGCGCAAACTTGTGATCAGTGAAGGCTTTCCCGATCAAAAGTCTGAAATCTACTTTTTCAAGAAAATTAAACCGGCCGTTTATAGTAAATTATTATACCATCAGGCGGTCCTTGATCTGGAAAGTAAACGTCAGAAAGCCGACTCATCAGTTATCAGGAGGTACTTTCAGAAAAGGCTCTACAAAATCAATGAGTATATGGAAGAACACCAAGTAAAACTCCAGTACTTCAAATGTGGATTCAAGCACTTGGATGAAAAGTACTTTGTCCGAGGCACGACTGAAATACCACTTGAACTCCGCGGCAGCCATCATTTAATGGACAAGGATTTTTTCACATGGCACGACCATACCTTTTCAATGATCATGGCCAACGAAATGTTGATCGATTACATCCAAATCATATTCAAAAAGGAAACGATGGCAGTAATTGGATTATTATTGACCGGACCAAAACAGAATTGA
- a CDS encoding GH92 family glycosyl hydrolase has translation MNQSAKFFSTLFYVLMNVFASSGQSKHPVDYVNPFVGAAEFGHCFPGACVPFGMIQVGPETGNGNWAYCSGYQSTDSSINGFSQTRLNGTGCPDLGDLLMLPFTGEPVRKTYKSGFRKELEKASPGYYSVQLSDFDVKAEMTATEHTAIHRYTFQGKEKPQLLVDFQSGLVGSEKHLYDHVLDAKVILENPTTVSGYTRTKVWLDRTYYYVIKFSKPYTSKVLLPKLKEQEKAPRYVFSFDLNPGETLLVKVALSSTRIDGANKNLQAEIKNWDFENIRTAAKRKWNELLSRVQIEGSTEQKNIFYTSMYHLFIQPNNIADVNQPPFYSTLSLWDTYRAAHPLYTILAPERVDGFVNSMLHQYDQQGFLPIWALWGKETYCMIANHAVPVVVDAYLKGFRGFDDEKAYQAVKTSLTKNHQNSEWEVYNKYGYYPFDLIKTESVSKTLESVFDDYCAAQFAKALNKTDDYNYFLKRSLFYKNLFDQQTKLMRGKDSKGQWRKPFNSFELSQASSSGGDYTEGNAWQYTWHIQHDVPGLIDLMGSSDYFTAKLDSLFEMSSKKEGSGFVIDVTGLIGQYAQGNEPSHHVAYLYTLAGKPWKTQKLIREICQTQYQDKINGLCGNDDCGQMSAWYIFTNLGFYPVNPCGGEFVLGAPQLPKARIKLQNSKSFTVEAVNFSKDNIYVQLVELNGVLFLKSTISYSDIIQGGTLRFIMGNKPAK, from the coding sequence ATGAACCAATCAGCTAAATTTTTTTCAACGTTATTCTATGTTTTGATGAATGTTTTTGCATCATCAGGACAATCAAAGCATCCTGTAGATTATGTCAATCCCTTTGTAGGTGCAGCCGAGTTTGGACATTGTTTCCCGGGTGCATGTGTCCCTTTTGGGATGATCCAGGTGGGTCCCGAAACCGGAAACGGAAATTGGGCATATTGTTCAGGCTACCAGTCGACAGATTCGTCGATCAACGGTTTTTCGCAGACAAGATTGAATGGAACCGGTTGTCCCGATCTGGGCGATTTGCTCATGCTTCCGTTTACCGGAGAACCGGTTCGGAAAACTTACAAAAGTGGGTTCCGTAAAGAACTGGAAAAGGCCAGCCCCGGCTATTATTCAGTACAGCTTTCAGATTTCGATGTTAAGGCTGAAATGACGGCAACCGAACATACTGCCATTCATCGTTATACTTTTCAGGGAAAAGAAAAGCCACAACTATTGGTTGATTTTCAGAGCGGCCTAGTCGGATCGGAAAAACATTTGTATGACCATGTTTTGGATGCCAAAGTCATTCTTGAAAACCCGACAACCGTTTCGGGTTATACGCGCACCAAAGTTTGGCTCGACCGTACTTATTATTATGTGATCAAATTCAGTAAACCATATACCTCAAAAGTTTTGTTGCCAAAGCTAAAAGAACAGGAAAAAGCACCTCGTTACGTGTTCAGTTTCGACCTGAATCCCGGTGAAACATTACTTGTAAAGGTGGCATTGTCTTCTACCAGAATTGATGGAGCGAATAAGAATCTTCAGGCAGAAATTAAAAACTGGGATTTTGAAAATATCCGTACAGCGGCCAAACGAAAATGGAACGAACTATTGTCGCGTGTTCAAATAGAAGGTTCTACGGAACAAAAGAACATCTTTTACACTTCGATGTACCATTTGTTTATTCAGCCCAACAACATTGCAGATGTGAACCAGCCACCGTTTTATTCAACCTTGTCGTTGTGGGACACTTACAGAGCTGCCCATCCGCTCTATACCATTTTGGCTCCTGAACGGGTTGATGGTTTTGTGAATTCAATGCTTCATCAGTATGATCAGCAGGGCTTTTTACCCATTTGGGCTTTGTGGGGAAAAGAAACTTATTGCATGATCGCTAACCACGCCGTTCCGGTAGTTGTTGATGCTTACCTGAAAGGATTTCGGGGTTTTGATGACGAGAAAGCCTATCAGGCAGTAAAGACTTCACTGACGAAAAACCATCAGAATTCGGAATGGGAGGTGTATAATAAATACGGATATTATCCATTCGACCTGATTAAAACCGAGTCGGTATCGAAAACGCTCGAATCGGTGTTTGACGACTATTGTGCAGCACAATTTGCCAAAGCGCTTAACAAAACCGACGATTACAATTACTTTCTGAAACGTTCGTTGTTTTACAAAAACCTGTTCGACCAGCAAACTAAACTGATGCGGGGAAAAGATTCGAAAGGCCAATGGAGAAAGCCATTTAACTCATTTGAGCTTTCGCAAGCTTCAAGTTCAGGCGGCGATTATACCGAAGGAAACGCCTGGCAATACACCTGGCACATCCAGCACGATGTTCCTGGTTTGATCGATTTGATGGGCAGCTCTGATTATTTCACTGCAAAACTTGATTCGCTTTTCGAGATGTCAAGCAAGAAAGAAGGCAGTGGTTTTGTGATCGACGTTACCGGATTGATTGGTCAGTATGCCCAAGGAAATGAGCCGAGTCATCACGTTGCCTATTTATACACTTTGGCCGGAAAGCCTTGGAAAACGCAGAAACTCATCAGGGAGATTTGCCAAACACAGTATCAGGATAAGATAAACGGTTTGTGCGGAAACGATGACTGTGGGCAAATGTCGGCCTGGTATATTTTCACCAACCTAGGCTTTTACCCGGTCAATCCCTGCGGCGGCGAATTTGTGCTTGGAGCTCCTCAATTACCAAAAGCAAGGATCAAACTGCAAAACAGTAAATCGTTCACGGTTGAAGCAGTTAATTTTTCAAAAGACAACATTTATGTGCAGTTGGTTGAATTAAATGGAGTTTTGTTCTTAAAATCAACCATTAGCTATTCTGATATTATCCAAGGTGGAACATTAAGATTTATCATGGGAAATAAGCCGGCAAAATAG
- a CDS encoding alkaline phosphatase, with protein sequence MKKQFKILLYILFSTLIISCFAFASFGQEEYKDLKNKDLKELYPGGLFYEVEHYSQSKKSKQLKNIILMIGDGMGLAQVYSAMTANGGHLYLENFRNIGFSRTYSSDNYITDSAAGGTALATGVKTYNGAIGVDPDKKPVINIRELAEYKGLKTGIISTSSITHATPASFIAHVDSRGSYEDIALDFLKTNIDVFIGGGIKNFEERRDRRNLSQELKDKSYQVLYTIEDIQKVKSGKLAGLTAQEHNKPMPERGEMLVPATQIAINILSQSKKGFFLMVEGSEIDFFGHRNSLPGVILETLDFDRAVGVALKFAAYNRETLVIVTADHETGGMSINNGNYKTGEVSAIFTNGSHTGITVPIFAFGPGADLFTGFMENIDIAKKMMILLKVEKQNFSIKY encoded by the coding sequence ATGAAAAAACAATTTAAAATTCTCCTTTATATATTATTTAGTACTCTAATTATAAGTTGTTTTGCTTTCGCAAGCTTTGGTCAGGAGGAATACAAAGACTTGAAAAATAAGGATTTAAAAGAACTTTATCCAGGAGGTTTGTTTTATGAAGTAGAGCATTATTCACAGTCGAAGAAATCTAAGCAACTTAAAAACATTATCCTTATGATTGGTGATGGGATGGGGCTTGCTCAGGTATATTCTGCTATGACAGCTAATGGAGGTCATCTTTATTTAGAAAATTTTAGAAACATTGGGTTCTCAAGAACTTACTCATCTGATAATTATATCACAGATTCTGCAGCAGGTGGGACAGCTCTTGCAACAGGTGTTAAAACCTATAATGGAGCAATTGGAGTTGATCCTGATAAAAAACCTGTCATTAACATTCGTGAACTAGCTGAATATAAAGGACTAAAAACAGGCATTATCTCCACTTCGTCAATTACCCATGCAACACCAGCCTCTTTTATTGCTCATGTAGACTCAAGGGGCAGTTATGAAGATATTGCTCTTGATTTTTTAAAAACAAATATTGATGTTTTCATTGGTGGGGGTATTAAAAATTTCGAAGAACGAAGGGATCGAAGAAATCTAAGCCAAGAATTGAAAGATAAAAGTTATCAGGTTTTGTACACTATCGAGGATATACAGAAAGTGAAATCAGGAAAACTGGCTGGACTTACTGCTCAGGAACATAACAAGCCCATGCCAGAACGTGGTGAAATGCTTGTACCTGCAACCCAAATTGCTATTAATATATTATCCCAAAGTAAGAAGGGCTTTTTTTTAATGGTTGAAGGTTCCGAGATTGATTTCTTTGGACATAGGAATTCACTTCCTGGTGTTATCCTTGAAACGTTGGACTTCGACAGAGCGGTCGGAGTTGCACTAAAATTTGCCGCATATAATCGCGAAACCCTAGTTATTGTAACTGCTGATCATGAAACAGGCGGAATGTCGATAAATAACGGTAATTACAAAACAGGTGAAGTGTCAGCAATATTTACAAATGGCAGCCATACCGGAATTACTGTACCCATTTTTGCTTTTGGCCCCGGAGCTGATTTGTTTACTGGATTCATGGAAAATATAGATATTGCAAAAAAAATGATGATACTCTTGAAGGTAGAAAAGCAAAATTTCAGTATAAAATATTGA
- a CDS encoding CehA/McbA family metallohydrolase codes for MKLYIQRKTKLICLILLFITVKQAGSQTIVLENQMVPLRIGNHPEWLNFSNAPQRELKIVFECTQNPTQKTLSLRQEDVKQKWLLQLNGKELGNLNIDENPMITYWAVPPDCLNNGQNSLLIEPADTTIDDIRIGNISLIDQPLLQLLSQGKVEISVTDGDNGYLVPARITVVGKDGALQPLAAPTDRYLATRTGCIYTGTGKVTFGLPAGVYTIYANHGFEYGVDSVKIVVKSGEILSKKLVISREVSTEGWISTDTHIHTNYYAGDGDATLMERAITIAGEGIELPVLTDHNVKSNLDSIANLLGMKKYYTPIVGFEYTTPLGHFNVFPVTIHTPVPDNHVKSWNDVADNLQKSDKPEITILNHALDNHNNFRPFDSKYHISCAGTDLRDWKFPAIAMEVINSSAQLTDYMRLYEEWFGMMNRGYNLTPVGASDSHTVSRYLVGQGRTYIKTKDTNPDKIEIKEAVKNFKDGKVMVSFGLLTEMVVDTKYGPGELVPSTSKELMVSVRVMGPGWTTANRIVLYANGIKIREDAILNGSGPGIKYFKTWKIPRPKYDVFLVAIAEGPGGNKPFWPVPKPYQNTSSSWIPRVFGSTGAIWIDGDGDGQHTSAYMYARKLIEVSKGNISNLIEKLTSYDAAVAIQVAAILQEQGDILSSPEVSKAIKKSTPMTKSGFKKFIAEYKISKTSR; via the coding sequence ATGAAATTATACATTCAGAGAAAAACAAAACTCATCTGTCTTATATTACTTTTTATTACTGTAAAACAAGCGGGTTCTCAAACTATTGTTCTCGAGAATCAAATGGTTCCTCTGAGGATTGGAAATCATCCAGAATGGCTTAACTTTTCAAATGCTCCCCAACGCGAGCTTAAAATAGTTTTTGAATGCACACAAAACCCAACTCAAAAGACACTTAGCCTAAGACAAGAAGATGTAAAGCAGAAATGGCTATTGCAACTTAATGGGAAAGAGCTTGGTAATCTTAATATTGATGAGAATCCAATGATTACATATTGGGCTGTACCACCTGATTGCTTGAATAACGGGCAAAACTCACTATTGATTGAACCGGCAGATACCACAATAGATGATATTCGGATTGGTAATATTAGTTTAATTGATCAACCTTTACTCCAGTTGCTGTCACAAGGGAAGGTTGAGATCTCAGTAACAGATGGGGATAACGGATATTTGGTTCCCGCGCGTATTACAGTTGTGGGAAAGGATGGTGCACTTCAACCGCTGGCTGCTCCGACTGATCGGTATTTAGCAACACGTACAGGATGTATTTACACAGGCACTGGGAAAGTAACATTTGGACTTCCTGCAGGCGTTTATACTATTTATGCTAACCATGGATTTGAGTACGGTGTCGATTCAGTAAAGATTGTTGTCAAGTCGGGAGAAATCCTCTCTAAAAAGCTTGTAATTTCAAGAGAAGTGTCCACTGAAGGTTGGATTTCCACCGATACACATATTCACACCAACTATTATGCTGGCGATGGAGATGCCACCCTGATGGAGCGGGCAATAACAATTGCCGGCGAAGGCATTGAACTTCCGGTTTTGACGGATCACAATGTGAAGAGTAATCTAGATTCAATCGCCAATTTGTTGGGGATGAAGAAATATTACACACCCATCGTTGGTTTTGAATATACAACCCCTTTGGGACATTTCAACGTCTTCCCTGTTACAATTCATACTCCGGTTCCTGATAATCACGTAAAGAGCTGGAATGATGTTGCTGATAACCTTCAGAAATCCGATAAACCTGAGATCACTATTCTTAATCATGCCCTTGATAACCACAATAATTTTCGCCCGTTTGACTCCAAATACCATATAAGCTGTGCTGGTACAGATCTCCGGGATTGGAAATTTCCTGCAATTGCCATGGAAGTAATCAACTCAAGCGCTCAACTGACTGACTATATGAGGCTGTATGAAGAATGGTTTGGGATGATGAACAGAGGATACAACTTAACACCCGTTGGGGCAAGTGATTCTCATACGGTTTCCCGCTATCTCGTGGGACAGGGGCGTACTTACATCAAAACCAAAGATACTAATCCGGATAAAATTGAAATAAAGGAAGCAGTAAAAAACTTTAAGGATGGGAAAGTGATGGTTAGTTTTGGTCTGTTGACAGAGATGGTGGTAGATACAAAATATGGGCCAGGTGAACTTGTACCATCAACATCTAAAGAATTGATGGTTTCAGTTCGGGTAATGGGACCCGGTTGGACTACCGCTAATCGGATCGTATTATATGCAAACGGCATAAAGATCAGGGAGGACGCGATCCTTAATGGTAGCGGTCCTGGTATAAAATACTTCAAAACATGGAAAATTCCCCGTCCAAAATACGATGTGTTCCTGGTTGCCATCGCTGAAGGGCCTGGAGGCAACAAACCTTTCTGGCCAGTTCCAAAACCCTATCAAAACACTTCATCAAGCTGGATTCCACGAGTTTTCGGATCAACAGGTGCTATATGGATTGATGGAGATGGAGATGGTCAACATACAAGTGCTTATATGTATGCACGCAAATTGATAGAAGTTTCCAAAGGCAATATTAGTAATCTGATTGAAAAATTAACATCCTATGATGCTGCTGTTGCTATTCAGGTTGCTGCTATTTTACAAGAACAAGGAGATATTTTAAGTTCTCCCGAAGTTTCCAAAGCGATTAAGAAATCAACACCTATGACTAAATCCGGTTTTAAAAAATTTATTGCGGAATATAAGATATCAAAAACATCTAGATAA
- a CDS encoding RagB/SusD family nutrient uptake outer membrane protein has product MNLLKIISTMILLVILISSCQNELLETIPNDRLAVDLYWKTDKDAELATNAIYTYLEGIDIFSWDGMSDIGHSNQTFNNEAMIESGQYDALNSKVLQEWTNDYAGIRAANSFFSNVDKIDAASPDLIARLKGEVKVLRAYMYIRLAFLYGDVPLITSEISLKESRSLTRTQVSMIWDFVGSELTESATLLPVTPTEKGRITKGAALALKARVMLYIGKYEEAATAARQVIDMNIYSLYPSYEKLFSYGAENNKEVILDKQFIKSIYSNSMFANMAPHSQRASSNLLVPTNKLVDAYQMNNGKNIEDPTSGFDPQNPYANRDPRLKYSVYVLGSLLPDGKVFNSKPQSGTADAVDYDYISTKTGFTLKKYINSEDLTEPTNCGINIILIRYAEVLLTYAEAKIELNKIDNTVVDAINEVRHRDDVNMPPVSILSQSEMRNIVRKERLVELAFEGFRYFDIRRWRIAENVMPGKIYGMTYSDNGILKTIEVPAVERVFRPGRDYLWPIPQKEKELNPALGQNPNW; this is encoded by the coding sequence ATGAACTTACTAAAGATAATATCCACTATGATTTTACTGGTAATCTTAATCTCCAGTTGTCAGAATGAATTGTTGGAAACCATTCCTAACGATCGCTTGGCTGTCGACTTATATTGGAAGACTGATAAGGACGCGGAATTAGCAACAAATGCAATTTATACCTACCTTGAAGGTATCGATATTTTTAGTTGGGATGGTATGAGCGACATAGGACACAGTAATCAGACCTTTAATAATGAAGCGATGATTGAAAGCGGACAATACGATGCCCTTAATTCTAAAGTCCTACAAGAATGGACCAATGATTACGCTGGCATCAGGGCTGCCAATAGTTTTTTTTCCAATGTTGATAAAATTGATGCTGCAAGTCCTGATTTAATAGCCCGTTTAAAAGGTGAGGTAAAAGTACTACGTGCATACATGTATATCAGACTTGCTTTTTTGTATGGGGATGTTCCTTTAATTACCTCTGAAATTTCCTTGAAAGAGAGTAGAAGTTTAACTCGAACACAAGTCAGTATGATATGGGATTTCGTTGGATCAGAACTTACTGAATCAGCAACATTATTACCAGTAACCCCTACTGAAAAAGGCAGAATTACTAAAGGTGCAGCATTGGCGTTAAAAGCAAGGGTGATGCTTTATATAGGGAAATATGAAGAGGCAGCCACTGCAGCAAGGCAAGTAATAGACATGAACATTTATAGCCTATACCCCAGCTATGAAAAATTGTTTAGTTATGGTGCTGAAAATAATAAGGAGGTTATTTTAGATAAGCAATTTATTAAAAGCATTTATAGCAATAGTATGTTTGCCAATATGGCTCCCCACAGTCAAAGGGCAAGCTCAAACTTATTGGTGCCTACCAATAAATTAGTTGATGCCTACCAAATGAATAATGGGAAAAATATCGAGGATCCAACAAGTGGGTTTGATCCACAAAATCCCTATGCAAACAGAGATCCACGTTTAAAATACTCTGTATATGTGTTGGGTTCACTATTGCCAGACGGTAAAGTATTTAATTCAAAACCTCAAAGTGGTACAGCTGACGCAGTAGATTATGACTATATATCAACTAAAACAGGGTTCACTTTAAAGAAATATATTAATTCAGAAGATCTCACAGAGCCTACTAACTGTGGTATAAATATTATTCTTATACGCTATGCTGAAGTATTATTAACTTATGCGGAAGCAAAGATAGAATTGAATAAAATAGATAATACAGTTGTAGACGCAATCAATGAAGTTAGACATCGTGATGACGTAAACATGCCCCCTGTTTCTATTTTATCTCAGTCAGAAATGAGAAATATTGTAAGAAAGGAAAGGTTAGTTGAATTAGCCTTTGAAGGGTTCAGATATTTTGATATTCGTCGTTGGAGAATTGCTGAAAATGTTATGCCAGGGAAGATATATGGAATGACCTATTCCGATAATGGTATTCTAAAAACAATTGAAGTGCCAGCAGTTGAGCGAGTTTTCAGGCCAGGGCGGGATTATTTGTGGCCGATTCCACAAAAAGAAAAAGAATTGAATCCTGCTTTAGGACAGAATCCAAATTGGTAA